A single genomic interval of Lentimicrobium saccharophilum harbors:
- a CDS encoding alpha/beta fold hydrolase, with translation MRTLIQKLKKMILVLFALVAGSVLLLFLLLLLYSPGKPAPLKDKNGNPLAGSIFEKVFIEIGGVKQGMFIRGKSLSNPVLLYLHGGMPDYFLTPRYPMVLEEYFTVVWWEQRWAGLSYHPGTRPETITPEQLISDTEELTNYLRGRFGQEKIYLLGRSGGSFFGIQAAARFPELYHAYIGIGQMSDQLHSEWLAYQYMLDSYRLAGDSGMVRRLEACPVTDHIPAAYLRVRDQAMHRIGVGTTRAMRSVVSGMFIPSLTFKEYTLKEKFNLWRGKAAAGVHPLWETILSTDLSRQVNRAEIPVYFLHGRYDYTVSYTLTKHYFEVFQAPEKAFFTFEHSAHSPHFEEPERVREVLELILKGRETY, from the coding sequence ATGCGTACCCTTATCCAAAAGCTGAAGAAAATGATCCTTGTATTGTTTGCCCTTGTTGCCGGCAGTGTGCTGCTGCTGTTTTTGCTGCTGCTGCTTTACAGTCCGGGGAAGCCGGCGCCCCTGAAGGATAAGAACGGGAATCCCCTTGCGGGTAGCATTTTCGAAAAGGTATTTATAGAGATAGGCGGGGTGAAGCAGGGGATGTTTATCCGGGGCAAAAGCCTCAGCAATCCCGTGCTGCTCTACCTGCACGGGGGCATGCCCGATTACTTCCTTACCCCGCGCTATCCCATGGTGCTGGAGGAGTACTTTACCGTGGTATGGTGGGAGCAGCGGTGGGCCGGCCTGTCGTACCACCCCGGCACGCGCCCCGAGACCATTACCCCGGAGCAACTGATCTCGGACACTGAAGAACTTACCAACTACCTGCGCGGGCGTTTCGGTCAGGAGAAGATTTACCTGCTGGGGCGTTCGGGCGGCTCCTTTTTCGGCATACAGGCGGCGGCGCGGTTTCCGGAACTGTATCATGCCTACATCGGCATCGGACAGATGTCGGACCAGTTGCATTCCGAGTGGCTGGCTTACCAATATATGCTCGACAGCTACCGGTTGGCCGGGGACAGCGGCATGGTCAGGCGGCTCGAAGCCTGTCCGGTTACCGACCATATTCCCGCCGCTTACCTGAGGGTGCGCGACCAGGCCATGCACCGGATCGGCGTGGGCACCACGCGGGCCATGCGTTCGGTGGTCAGCGGGATGTTTATTCCTTCGCTGACCTTTAAGGAATACACCCTGAAGGAGAAGTTCAACCTGTGGAGGGGCAAGGCCGCCGCGGGGGTGCATCCGCTCTGGGAGACCATCCTGTCCACCGACCTGAGCCGGCAGGTAAACCGGGCGGAGATCCCCGTTTATTTTCTGCACGGCCGGTATGACTACACGGTTTCCTATACCCTGACGAAACACTATTTTGAAGTGTTTCAGGCGCCTGAAAAGGCATTCTTTACCTTTGAGCATTCCGCCCACAGTCCGCATTTTGAGGAGCCTGAGCGGGTAAGGGAGGTGCTGGAGCTGATATTGAAGGGAAGGGAAACTTATTAA
- a CDS encoding DUF190 domain-containing protein produces the protein MKSNSEATRLRFYISNTDKFRHTLLSETLVFAAKRYGLAGATVTKGCMGYGSSSVIHSAKFWEITEKLPVIVEMVDEPTKIEQFVNIILPWFDKIPTGCLVTAEKVQVVLFKQGMKKKFF, from the coding sequence ATGAAAAGCAATTCCGAAGCCACACGATTGCGCTTCTACATCAGCAATACCGATAAATTCAGGCATACCCTGCTGAGCGAAACCCTGGTGTTTGCCGCCAAACGCTACGGACTGGCCGGTGCTACGGTTACTAAAGGCTGTATGGGGTACGGATCGAGCAGCGTTATACACTCCGCCAAATTCTGGGAAATCACGGAAAAACTGCCCGTAATTGTAGAAATGGTGGATGAGCCCACGAAAATTGAACAGTTTGTAAATATCATCCTGCCCTGGTTCGATAAAATTCCCACCGGCTGCCTGGTGACCGCCGAAAAGGTGCAGGTTGTGCTGTTCAAGCAGGGCATGAAAAAGAAATTCTTTTGA
- the rhuM gene encoding RhuM family protein gives MMNNSEIQIFTSKDGKTEIQVTLENETVWLNQYQLESLFQTNRTSINRHISNIYKTEELDKESTCAKFAQVQKEGNREIKRQIQYYNLDVIISVGYRVNSKRGTEFRIWANKILKEYLIKGFSINELRLKKQNEQLKELQKSVKLIGEAINQKVLSTDESIGLLAIISDYAYALDILDQYDNNTLKITETTEKKSVQITYEEAIGQIEFVKRKYGNSDLFGKEKDKSFRSSVSTIYQTFDGKDLYPGIEEKAANLLYLITKNHSFADGNKRIAAFLFLYFLDKNGILYNENGNKRIADNALVAITLMIAISKPEDKDIIVRIIVNLINKRNNPN, from the coding sequence ATGATGAATAATTCAGAGATACAAATCTTCACGTCGAAAGATGGTAAAACAGAAATTCAAGTGACACTTGAAAACGAAACTGTTTGGTTGAATCAATACCAGTTGGAATCTCTTTTTCAAACTAACAGGACTTCAATAAACAGGCATATCTCAAATATTTACAAAACAGAGGAGTTGGACAAAGAATCAACTTGTGCAAAATTTGCACAAGTTCAAAAAGAAGGTAATCGCGAGATAAAACGTCAAATACAATATTATAATCTTGATGTCATTATTTCTGTCGGTTACAGGGTTAATTCCAAAAGAGGTACAGAATTCAGGATATGGGCGAATAAAATTCTAAAAGAATATCTGATCAAAGGGTTTTCTATCAATGAGCTACGGTTAAAGAAACAAAACGAGCAACTTAAAGAACTACAAAAATCGGTGAAATTGATCGGTGAAGCGATTAACCAAAAAGTACTGAGTACAGATGAAAGTATTGGTTTATTGGCAATAATTTCTGATTACGCTTATGCTCTTGATATTCTGGACCAATATGATAACAATACTTTAAAGATTACCGAAACAACCGAAAAAAAATCAGTTCAGATTACTTATGAAGAAGCGATCGGACAAATCGAATTTGTAAAACGCAAATATGGTAATAGTGATCTGTTTGGGAAAGAAAAAGATAAATCATTCAGAAGTTCTGTATCAACAATTTATCAAACATTCGATGGCAAAGATTTATACCCTGGTATCGAAGAGAAAGCGGCCAATCTACTTTATCTTATTACCAAAAATCATTCATTCGCGGACGGAAACAAAAGAATAGCAGCGTTTCTTTTCTTATACTTTCTGGATAAAAACGGGATACTATACAACGAAAACGGGAATAAAAGAATTGCGGACAACGCTTTGGTTGCTATAACATTAATGATAGCGATTAGTAAACCGGAAGACAAAGATATTATTGTAAGAATTATTGTAAATCTGATAAACAAAAGAAACAACCCAAACTAA
- a CDS encoding MORN repeat-containing protein, which translates to MKKLILIFLSLLLMHGLNAQNDTCRVLHEKLAGAYSGDCENGLASGKGKATGVDTYTGAFLNGLPHGKGTYTFENGDEFKGRWVNGQKNGKGTFKYTQNGKKHTLSGYWKDDVYAGATDPGLSYRVGQSTGIPVHRVTEEAVPDAADSRVVFAIQVANTDFAPSDLKIEHSSGQLTQLGRRFSVSRCALPLRCELSYTIKAGLSRMQCRFIIDILQPGAYTVTLDHN; encoded by the coding sequence ATGAAAAAGCTGATACTGATATTTCTGAGCCTGCTGCTGATGCACGGACTGAACGCGCAAAACGACACCTGCAGAGTACTGCACGAAAAACTGGCCGGCGCCTACAGCGGCGACTGCGAGAACGGCCTGGCCAGCGGCAAGGGCAAAGCCACGGGCGTGGACACCTATACCGGCGCCTTCCTCAACGGGCTGCCCCACGGCAAGGGGACCTACACGTTTGAAAACGGCGATGAGTTTAAGGGGCGCTGGGTAAACGGACAGAAAAACGGCAAGGGAACCTTTAAATATACGCAAAACGGGAAGAAACACACCCTCTCCGGTTACTGGAAGGACGATGTATATGCCGGCGCCACCGACCCCGGCCTCAGCTACCGGGTGGGACAAAGCACCGGCATCCCGGTGCACAGGGTAACGGAAGAGGCCGTGCCCGACGCCGCCGACAGCCGGGTGGTCTTTGCCATTCAGGTGGCCAATACCGATTTTGCACCTTCCGACCTGAAGATAGAACACTCCTCCGGACAACTTACCCAACTGGGCCGCCGCTTTTCGGTAAGCCGCTGCGCCCTGCCCCTGCGCTGCGAGCTCAGTTATACCATTAAGGCCGGACTCAGCCGCATGCAGTGCCGCTTTATCATCGATATCCTGCAACCCGGCGCCTACACCGTAACCCTCGACCATAACTAA
- a CDS encoding DsrE/DsrF/TusD sulfur relay family protein: MKIGIILETKESEKAWNAFRFALTAKKQGHEVKMFLMGEAVECEGLTHEKYNVDVQLKAFSDAGGEIMACGTCMKSRQLNETEACPLSTMVDCVNLVVWADKMVTF, encoded by the coding sequence ATGAAAATCGGTATTATCCTCGAAACCAAAGAATCTGAAAAGGCATGGAATGCCTTCCGCTTTGCCCTTACTGCAAAAAAGCAGGGGCACGAAGTAAAGATGTTTCTGATGGGGGAAGCGGTGGAATGCGAAGGCCTGACCCACGAAAAGTACAATGTGGATGTTCAGCTGAAGGCCTTTTCGGATGCGGGCGGTGAAATCATGGCCTGCGGCACCTGTATGAAATCCAGGCAACTGAACGAAACCGAAGCCTGCCCGCTTTCCACCATGGTTGATTGTGTAAACCTGGTGGTATGGGCCGATAAAATGGTGACCTTCTGA
- a CDS encoding PDZ domain-containing protein yields the protein MKTKMKIILMAIPFLISLSACRVARIINASQDTIILFNEESIKFKLINNQIILTTKLSQGKESNFLLDLGSPISIIFIDSTASLHSYGKSISNKKQKATSADGKRLMREYLDWGTITTNWFKIENSVLSTIYRNDPFDCNNLGGIWGADIFAQDIKGKRNKVLLIKMQDSTVRILDKLPPLENWTKLNTRFNMLSHIKILTSVNKNKTKIYFDTGFSGSLILENNIFREVQSQDKDSLSNMQIVYGHIHSSLAGSSAPDTAYSGIMNLQLGPGLQIDSIQVITTPNMIVNAMGMDLIKRFNILVDYQKQNLYLQPNPAYFQSKKNIFQLSGFKARSFENKELIVVNMVAGSPAEKVGLKIGDQIVSINNIRVDEINPCETYRTFEELSCESTGNVIIVKREGEIFKFIL from the coding sequence ATGAAAACAAAGATGAAAATTATTTTAATGGCTATCCCATTTCTGATTAGCCTATCAGCTTGTAGAGTTGCAAGAATCATCAATGCATCACAAGATACAATAATCCTGTTTAATGAAGAATCGATAAAATTCAAGTTAATAAATAATCAAATTATTTTAACCACAAAACTTTCGCAAGGAAAGGAAAGTAACTTTCTCCTTGATCTGGGAAGTCCTATTAGTATTATTTTTATTGATTCCACTGCGAGTTTGCACTCTTATGGTAAAAGCATATCCAATAAAAAACAAAAAGCAACATCGGCTGATGGTAAGAGGTTAATGAGAGAATACCTTGATTGGGGCACTATTACTACAAACTGGTTTAAAATTGAAAACAGCGTTCTCTCAACCATATACAGAAACGATCCATTTGACTGCAACAATCTTGGAGGCATATGGGGTGCAGATATATTTGCACAGGATATCAAAGGGAAAAGAAATAAAGTTCTGCTAATAAAAATGCAGGATTCCACTGTAAGGATATTGGACAAACTTCCTCCTCTTGAAAACTGGACAAAATTAAACACCCGTTTTAATATGTTATCCCACATAAAAATACTTACTTCCGTTAATAAGAATAAAACAAAAATATACTTTGATACCGGATTTAGCGGAAGCTTAATTCTGGAAAATAACATATTCAGAGAGGTTCAAAGCCAGGATAAAGACTCTTTATCAAACATGCAGATTGTATACGGACATATTCACAGTTCCCTTGCCGGATCATCAGCGCCAGACACTGCCTACTCAGGAATTATGAATCTTCAATTGGGTCCAGGGCTTCAAATCGATTCTATTCAGGTCATCACTACACCCAACATGATCGTAAATGCGATGGGAATGGACTTGATCAAGAGATTTAACATACTCGTTGATTATCAAAAGCAAAACCTCTATTTACAACCCAATCCGGCTTACTTCCAGTCTAAAAAGAATATTTTTCAGCTTTCGGGATTCAAGGCAAGAAGTTTTGAAAACAAAGAACTTATTGTGGTGAACATGGTTGCCGGTTCGCCAGCAGAAAAGGTCGGACTGAAAATCGGAGACCAGATTGTGTCCATTAATAATATCAGGGTTGATGAGATCAATCCATGTGAAACTTACAGGACATTCGAGGAATTGAGTTGCGAATCGACCGGCAATGTAATAATTGTTAAACGCGAAGGTGAAATTTTTAAATTCATTTTATAA
- a CDS encoding C10 family peptidase, protein MSDINQPDMKTWPLSLLTILFPMLLSAQPAQPENLRFGDALQTVRGHLYRYPEKRVSPGDTYLLLYADGRAATATVRAGLAGEEAAGRDLLARVFPLEPSGYVVVAASPLLPRVIAYSFTAGCGRPESGNPLLTLLRADLKSRLDYAAESGQAAAVGEPMPRRDRPEQWPATGDGWLKTNWTQNAPYNNLCPMDPVTFSRSYAGCPAVAMAQILNFHKNLNNTRFDDGDDYYHSYAGRNYQIDDDHTQNGFPSFPQLNVYLDTLQAHYERDVNLSNTDKAALVFACGVACTQVFTSEASGTFGVDQALEAYLRFGFSTVALLDENDADLYDRLRQNMMDTLPAHLAVVDPGWTTGHNVVVDGYNSDDYYHLNFGWGGMYNGWYLLPEEIPYNLTVVEGVVLDISRDTTTVSSHHVQAGQAKVFPNPTAGRLTIAFPASPGQINSVKIYNAAGCLIESRKNISSGTFNLDLSDRPGGLYIFTIRDQQGRVTSGKFVINR, encoded by the coding sequence TTGTCAGACATAAACCAACCTGATATGAAAACCTGGCCCCTCTCCCTGCTGACCATCCTGTTCCCGATGCTGCTTTCAGCCCAACCAGCACAACCTGAAAACCTCCGCTTCGGCGATGCGCTGCAAACCGTGCGCGGGCACCTTTACCGCTATCCCGAAAAGAGGGTAAGCCCCGGGGATACTTACCTGCTGCTTTACGCGGATGGCCGCGCCGCAACTGCTACGGTACGTGCCGGTCTGGCCGGAGAGGAAGCTGCGGGCCGCGACCTGCTGGCCCGGGTGTTTCCGCTGGAACCTTCGGGCTATGTGGTGGTAGCCGCTTCTCCCCTGCTGCCCCGCGTCATCGCCTATTCATTTACCGCCGGTTGCGGCAGGCCGGAAAGCGGCAATCCGCTGCTGACGCTGCTCAGGGCCGACCTGAAATCCAGGCTCGACTATGCGGCAGAAAGCGGTCAGGCGGCGGCGGTCGGCGAACCTATGCCGCGGCGCGACCGTCCGGAGCAGTGGCCGGCTACCGGCGACGGCTGGCTGAAGACCAACTGGACGCAGAACGCGCCTTATAATAACCTCTGCCCCATGGACCCGGTAACCTTCTCGCGGAGCTATGCCGGCTGCCCGGCCGTGGCCATGGCCCAGATCCTGAACTTCCATAAAAACCTGAACAATACGCGTTTTGACGATGGCGACGACTATTACCACAGCTATGCCGGCCGCAACTACCAGATTGACGACGACCATACGCAAAACGGTTTCCCCTCCTTTCCGCAGCTTAATGTTTACCTCGACACCCTGCAGGCCCATTATGAGCGGGATGTCAACCTGAGCAATACCGACAAGGCCGCCCTGGTGTTTGCCTGCGGGGTGGCCTGCACCCAGGTGTTTACCTCGGAAGCCTCGGGCACCTTCGGGGTGGATCAGGCGCTGGAGGCCTACCTGCGCTTTGGCTTCTCCACGGTGGCCCTGCTTGACGAGAACGACGCGGACCTGTATGACCGACTGCGGCAGAATATGATGGATACCCTCCCCGCCCACCTCGCGGTGGTGGATCCCGGCTGGACCACCGGCCACAATGTGGTGGTGGACGGTTACAACTCTGACGACTACTACCACCTGAACTTCGGCTGGGGCGGCATGTACAACGGCTGGTACCTGCTTCCGGAGGAGATCCCTTACAACCTCACGGTGGTGGAGGGCGTGGTGCTCGACATCAGCAGGGACACCACCACCGTCAGCAGCCATCATGTTCAGGCAGGGCAGGCGAAGGTATTTCCCAATCCCACCGCGGGCAGGCTGACGATTGCCTTCCCCGCTTCACCGGGACAAATAAACAGCGTTAAGATTTATAACGCGGCGGGCTGCCTGATCGAAAGCAGGAAAAACATCAGTAGCGGCACGTTTAATCTGGACCTGTCAGACCGCCCCGGCGGGCTGTACATCTTCACCATCCGCGATCAACAGGGACGGGTAACCAGCGGGAAGTTTGTGATAAACAGGTAA
- a CDS encoding DUF4395 domain-containing protein: MANKIIKFGEDVDGYSIPVLNEREVRAAAGLLFVLMFTAILTVIMKGNFLLLKYAVVIFLTDFMVRVFINPKYAPTLILGRLVIFNQTPEYVGAQQKKFAWVIGLALGLIMLVHLLIMNAFSPVTGIICLICLIFLFFESAFGICLGCKFYSLFYREKAQYCPGEVCEVKDRQPIQKTSLAQWMIVLGFIAWIVVSVFIFNDNFREQPYDLFGIENQAHAAEQPTPD, encoded by the coding sequence ATGGCAAACAAAATCATTAAATTCGGCGAAGATGTGGACGGGTACAGCATTCCCGTGCTGAATGAACGCGAGGTAAGGGCGGCCGCCGGACTGCTCTTTGTGTTAATGTTTACCGCTATCCTCACAGTGATTATGAAGGGAAATTTCCTGCTGCTGAAATACGCCGTCGTTATCTTTCTCACCGATTTTATGGTCAGGGTTTTTATCAATCCGAAGTACGCCCCCACGCTGATACTCGGCCGGCTGGTCATCTTTAACCAAACCCCTGAATATGTCGGCGCTCAGCAGAAAAAGTTCGCCTGGGTGATCGGCCTGGCGCTGGGCTTGATCATGTTGGTGCACCTTTTGATTATGAACGCTTTCAGCCCGGTTACCGGCATTATCTGTCTTATCTGCCTGATATTTCTGTTTTTCGAGTCGGCCTTTGGTATTTGCCTGGGTTGTAAGTTTTATTCATTGTTTTACAGGGAAAAGGCGCAATACTGCCCCGGCGAAGTGTGTGAAGTGAAAGACAGGCAGCCCATACAAAAAACTTCCCTTGCCCAGTGGATGATTGTACTGGGTTTTATTGCCTGGATTGTCGTTTCCGTCTTTATTTTCAACGATAATTTCAGGGAACAGCCTTACGACCTGTTCGGCATCGAAAACCAGGCGCATGCCGCTGAGCAGCCAACCCCCGACTGA
- the crcB gene encoding fluoride efflux transporter CrcB, with amino-acid sequence MLKILLFIGSGSFLGGIARYLLSRSIQNTVITSFPLGTFWVNITGCFLIGLIYGLSDRGTPISNELRLFLAVGFCGGFTTFSTFSNENLALLRDGSILYFSLYAGLSVFLGLLATFGGHALTKIIVP; translated from the coding sequence ATGTTGAAGATTCTACTTTTCATCGGCTCCGGCAGTTTTCTTGGCGGCATTGCACGCTACCTGCTTTCAAGGAGCATACAGAATACTGTGATCACTTCATTTCCGCTTGGCACTTTCTGGGTCAATATCACCGGATGCTTTCTGATCGGCCTCATTTACGGCCTTTCCGACAGGGGCACCCCCATAAGCAATGAATTGCGCCTTTTTCTGGCCGTGGGCTTCTGCGGCGGCTTTACCACCTTTTCCACCTTCTCGAACGAGAACCTGGCCCTGCTGCGCGACGGCAGTATATTGTATTTCAGCCTGTATGCCGGACTCAGCGTATTCCTCGGCCTGCTGGCTACCTTTGGCGGACACGCGCTTACCAAAATCATAGTACCATGA
- a CDS encoding type II toxin-antitoxin system HigB family toxin, which produces MERVFAKSTLREFWERCPDAEQYLKTWFDTAMNSDWKSPSDVKQTYANASVLKEGRIVFNIKGNSYRLVVKINFEKQWIFIRFIGSHKEYDKIDANTI; this is translated from the coding sequence ATGGAAAGGGTATTTGCAAAAAGCACATTAAGAGAGTTTTGGGAGAGATGTCCGGATGCTGAGCAATATTTGAAGACCTGGTTTGATACGGCGATGAATTCCGATTGGAAATCTCCTTCTGATGTAAAACAGACTTATGCAAATGCAAGTGTTCTGAAAGAAGGCAGGATTGTGTTTAACATTAAAGGCAATTCCTACAGACTTGTTGTAAAAATTAATTTTGAGAAGCAATGGATATTTATAAGGTTCATTGGATCTCATAAAGAATATGACAAGATTGATGCAAATACGATTTAA
- a CDS encoding thrombospondin type 3 repeat-containing protein, with the protein MKTPAILLIIITLMFASCKNNDDYKSFEPADISYIKSISYKHISIKRTQDTINKYKSIREPTFYEAKFDSLLKRYEKSPEIVTKIFNQFSYEKIYGIRQISIVRLDTLGSVKTIIYMDYKYDQKMGGYWVALSENNGESWNNYYTGLTKGSFYYFKPKSTIPLFTSDSIIQIESSLVRLFNPYSLSTFEIGEYELVQDGLIISINLNLLKLDSDNDGLTDIVEKKFMTNPLNADTDGDGIIDGKDTNPRLENIDNENTLLYSFLLNHSGFGMDNDHFLSFRKENSGNINESIVYERASDDKTIMIFTDDQQIQHISNTNAKSIILPESEYDSYLLENFDTPEIIYISPLEKVSLFSKQYTVCIGGGGWSNEFLVTKTDTGWIIKKTETIIE; encoded by the coding sequence ATGAAAACTCCTGCCATTTTACTTATAATTATCACCTTAATGTTTGCTTCATGTAAGAACAATGATGATTATAAGTCCTTTGAACCTGCAGATATATCTTATATAAAGTCCATCTCGTATAAACATATTTCAATAAAAAGAACTCAGGATACGATAAATAAATACAAATCAATTCGCGAACCTACTTTTTATGAAGCAAAATTTGATTCTTTGTTGAAGCGATATGAAAAATCACCAGAAATTGTAACAAAGATTTTTAATCAATTTTCCTATGAAAAAATTTATGGAATAAGGCAGATCTCTATTGTTCGCCTTGACACCCTAGGATCAGTGAAAACTATAATTTATATGGATTATAAGTATGACCAGAAAATGGGAGGGTATTGGGTAGCCCTATCAGAAAACAACGGAGAAAGCTGGAATAATTACTATACTGGATTAACAAAAGGCAGCTTTTATTATTTTAAACCAAAATCAACAATACCTTTATTTACTTCTGATTCAATAATACAGATTGAGTCTTCTCTAGTCAGACTTTTCAATCCTTATTCTTTAAGTACTTTTGAAATTGGGGAGTATGAGTTAGTTCAAGATGGATTAATAATTTCAATTAATCTGAATTTACTTAAGTTAGATTCTGATAATGATGGATTGACGGATATTGTAGAGAAAAAATTTATGACAAATCCTTTAAATGCCGACACTGATGGTGATGGAATTATAGATGGGAAGGATACAAATCCAAGACTTGAAAATATTGATAATGAAAATACTTTGTTATATAGTTTTTTACTTAATCATTCAGGGTTTGGTATGGATAATGATCATTTCTTGAGTTTTAGAAAGGAAAATTCTGGCAACATAAACGAATCTATTGTATATGAAAGAGCAAGTGACGATAAAACAATCATGATTTTTACTGACGATCAGCAAATACAGCATATTTCAAATACAAATGCCAAATCTATTATTTTGCCTGAAAGTGAATATGATTCATATTTGCTCGAAAACTTTGATACCCCAGAGATTATTTATATTAGCCCATTAGAAAAAGTATCTCTTTTTTCAAAGCAATATACTGTTTGTATTGGTGGTGGAGGTTGGTCTAATGAATTTTTGGTGACAAAGACTGACACAGGCTGGATAATCAAAAAAACAGAAACAATAATTGAGTGA
- the tsaA gene encoding tRNA (N6-threonylcarbamoyladenosine(37)-N6)-methyltransferase TrmO: protein MTICFNSIGTIHTPFKRKEGMPIQSIGSKGIKGTIKLKRKYVEGLLDLEKFSHIILVYYFHKSKGFNLQVIPFLDDKQHGLFATRAPRRPNAIGISVVKLLSIRDNILEIENVDMLDRTPLLDIKPYVSQFDIHEIEKSGWLNNKTGDPNEVKSDDRFS from the coding sequence ATGACAATATGTTTTAACTCAATAGGCACAATTCATACTCCTTTTAAGAGAAAGGAAGGAATGCCAATACAATCAATAGGATCAAAAGGAATCAAGGGTACAATAAAACTGAAGAGAAAATATGTTGAGGGTTTGCTTGATCTTGAAAAATTCTCCCATATTATCCTTGTGTATTACTTTCATAAGTCTAAAGGTTTTAATCTGCAGGTTATCCCATTCCTTGATGACAAACAACATGGTCTATTTGCTACCAGGGCTCCAAGAAGGCCGAATGCAATCGGCATATCTGTAGTTAAACTCCTAAGCATTAGAGATAACATTCTTGAAATTGAGAATGTTGACATGCTTGATAGAACACCTCTTTTAGACATAAAACCCTATGTTTCTCAGTTTGATATACATGAAATAGAAAAAAGCGGCTGGTTAAATAATAAAACTGGCGATCCTAATGAGGTTAAATCAGACGACAGATTTAGTTAA
- a CDS encoding alpha/beta fold hydrolase: protein MIPGILQVNRAEIPVYFLHGRYDYTFSCTLAKRCIEMFQAPEKAFITFEHSAHSPHFEEPERVREVPERILKGRGKGKRCPGVLKLPGKAVYLRGCLPMDFNCEKLSEITGMDVTYISDYSN from the coding sequence GTGATCCCCGGTATCCTGCAGGTAAACCGGGCGGAGATTCCCGTTTACTTTCTGCACGGCCGGTATGACTATACCTTTTCCTGCACCCTGGCGAAACGCTGTATTGAAATGTTTCAGGCGCCGGAAAAGGCATTCATCACCTTTGAGCATTCCGCCCACAGTCCGCATTTCGAAGAACCCGAAAGGGTAAGGGAGGTGCCGGAACGGATACTGAAGGGAAGGGGTAAGGGAAAAAGGTGCCCGGGAGTTTTAAAACTGCCCGGAAAAGCAGTATATTTGAGAGGGTGTTTGCCAATGGACTTCAATTGCGAAAAGTTATCAGAAATAACGGGAATGGATGTGACTTATATATCCGATTATAGTAACTGA
- a CDS encoding helix-turn-helix domain-containing protein: MNIRPIKSEADYKLALKRLEEVFDAPAGTPESDEADILGVLVDEYEKKHFPIETPDPIEAIRIRMEELQLRQIDLVEVFGSKSRVSEILNRKRKLTVEMIRQLTKRLNLSPELLITDYQLAS, from the coding sequence ATGAACATCAGACCAATTAAATCGGAAGCGGACTATAAACTTGCTTTAAAGAGGCTTGAAGAGGTCTTTGACGCGCCTGCCGGCACGCCCGAAAGTGACGAAGCCGATATTCTTGGGGTATTGGTTGATGAATATGAAAAGAAACACTTTCCCATTGAAACTCCTGACCCTATAGAAGCTATCAGGATAAGAATGGAAGAGTTACAACTGAGGCAAATTGATCTGGTAGAAGTATTTGGCAGTAAAAGCAGGGTTTCGGAGATTCTTAACCGCAAAAGGAAACTAACTGTTGAAATGATCCGGCAATTAACAAAACGCCTCAATTTATCGCCGGAATTGCTTATAACCGATTATCAATTAGCTTCCTGA